In Paraflavitalea devenefica, the following are encoded in one genomic region:
- a CDS encoding RagB/SusD family nutrient uptake outer membrane protein — translation MKKAIYILLLGSVAVYAPSCSKFLERKPAGALTEEQAIKNDADLQTLLNSAYSDYCNKVYNGKLQWIEDLLGDQAIGTLYTGDDGEIFKRKTSIFGDYKNGLYTDMYRPAYIGNKVLQNIDKAGTAKNDIEGQAYFLRALTHFDAVRLWAQPWGFTSDNTHNGIVLRLSAEVTPGERSTVKAVYESIIADLKKAENLLGDQVTLGFANKWAAKAFLARVYFLQNDFANAYSYAGQVIESNKFQLDASYANRFSIGLSKEIIFGFKFIDNNLYPGGELRNRYRSDVGFSAQGRFHVTDIFYTAATTAGDVRGTAWYSNTLVPGYNVITKYNKNNFDVPVMGYTEIKLIRAEAGAETGAANLGTAIKDINDILTRAYGGTGKNLADNALAATVIAAARRERELELVGEGNRIQEIKRIGVRNGTSIDRRGGQWNCPGLALQFPISEQAANASFKMNQEGGCD, via the coding sequence ATGAAAAAAGCGATCTATATATTGTTGCTGGGATCTGTGGCTGTATATGCTCCATCCTGTAGCAAATTCCTCGAACGAAAACCAGCGGGGGCGCTTACCGAAGAGCAAGCCATTAAAAATGATGCCGACCTGCAGACACTCTTAAACAGCGCTTACTCAGATTACTGTAACAAAGTGTACAATGGTAAACTGCAATGGATAGAAGACCTGCTGGGGGATCAGGCCATAGGTACTTTATACACCGGTGACGACGGAGAGATCTTTAAACGCAAGACCTCCATCTTCGGCGATTATAAAAACGGCTTATATACAGATATGTATCGTCCGGCCTACATAGGCAACAAAGTGCTGCAAAACATTGACAAGGCAGGCACCGCAAAAAATGATATTGAAGGGCAGGCTTACTTCCTCCGGGCGCTTACCCATTTTGATGCAGTACGCTTGTGGGCGCAACCCTGGGGTTTCACCAGCGATAATACACACAATGGTATTGTATTACGCCTGAGCGCAGAAGTGACGCCCGGTGAGCGCAGCACCGTTAAAGCAGTATATGAATCCATCATTGCCGACCTGAAGAAAGCTGAGAACCTGCTGGGCGACCAGGTAACCCTTGGCTTTGCCAACAAATGGGCGGCCAAAGCGTTCCTGGCCAGGGTATACTTCCTGCAAAATGATTTTGCCAATGCCTATTCCTATGCCGGTCAGGTTATCGAAAGCAACAAATTCCAATTGGACGCCTCCTATGCCAACCGTTTTTCAATTGGGCTTTCCAAAGAGATCATCTTTGGGTTCAAATTCATAGATAATAACCTGTATCCCGGTGGCGAGCTCAGGAACCGTTACCGCAGCGATGTGGGCTTCAGCGCGCAGGGCAGGTTCCATGTCACAGATATATTTTATACTGCGGCCACCACAGCCGGAGATGTGCGCGGCACTGCCTGGTACAGCAATACCCTGGTGCCGGGTTACAATGTCATCACCAAATACAATAAGAACAACTTTGATGTGCCGGTAATGGGTTATACGGAAATAAAACTCATTCGTGCTGAAGCAGGGGCCGAAACAGGCGCTGCCAACCTCGGCACCGCCATTAAGGATATCAATGATATACTCACCCGTGCTTATGGTGGCACTGGCAAAAACCTCGCTGATAATGCGCTTGCTGCTACAGTGATCGCTGCTGCCCGCCGCGAAAGAGAGTTGGAACTCGTGGGAGAAGGCAACCGCATACAGGAGATCAAACGCATAGGTGTTCGCAACGGTACCAGCATTGATCGCCGCGGCGGCCAGTGGAACTGTCCCGGGCTGGCATTACAATTCCCCATTAGTGAACAGGCTGCCAATGCTTCCTTCAAGATGAACCAGGAAGGCGGTTGTGATTAA
- a CDS encoding SusC/RagA family TonB-linked outer membrane protein — translation MMPKRPLVGVLMLLLCLPVFSWAQSKTVTGKITDASNGTPVAGASVTAKGSKQGTSSKSDGSFSLTIPAATATLTISGVGFETQDVPVAADVILVSLKGAASNLNEVVVIGYGTQRRRDVTGAITKVSAEKLTSIAAPSFEAALQGKAPGVQVIQGSGLAGSGSVIRIRGIASIGAGADPLYVVDGIPIIADAFLRGNSGAMNQNPLASINPNDIESIEILKDAAAAGIYGSRGSNGVILITTKRGKSGKPSYNYNNKIGISTYANKPDFVSGPEWLQLRQEAWENDGNTGKAPLPGGLTWEQAEKNNTDWWDQLTRTGFINEHSLSMTQGNKLVKSFVGATYSENQSYLKNNSYTRLGLRTNFDFTITPKFKATLSAAYNRGINKRVPAAWAGGLGDAMSTALPIYPIYNDDKTWFTGGANPVRRLNETLWRNTDHRLIGGLMLDYEVIKNLNLRVNGSYDYLSGIDDQWESSNWINDTQKPGIAKRSPYRGKNWVASGTATYNWTYKDDHRFTFLAGIEFQEKSFVNRVYVEKNSDKPFYKNKSLYKHALDSIKATGTPLNSPAFNAETFASVFGRINYVYKERYALQASVRRDGSSKFGPNKKYGVFPTISAGWTISQEDFMQDFKFINFLKLRASYGLTGNSNIPSGRYYYTYYAGSQYNTQPTLYPGNIGNPDLHWEETANMDLAIEFAAVNNRITGELAYYHKKTTDLLLNTAVSPSNSFGDFYRNVEGSEILNQGIELSLNLKLINQKDLSFSVGGNIAKNYNELISLGGLSADAAGGGSNDTRVVVGYPVGTNYLVRYYGVDPDDGLPIWYDKSGKLTKTFSLDNRMPVGSVVPDFIGGLNHNLSYKGFEFTSLWTFTIGGNIYDGSGKRQAGIITDWVIRRDLLDRWRQPGDVTKFPRLTMNTGTYAGLSSEWQYNSTMFLYDASFLRLREISLGYRFDPKLLTRLHVKGARVFVTGMNLLTFTKYPGGDPEIARDFENPTDRNLSPNITYLTPPQQKSWVIGLNVTF, via the coding sequence ATGATGCCGAAACGACCGCTTGTGGGAGTTCTTATGCTCCTCCTGTGTCTACCTGTATTTTCATGGGCACAAAGCAAAACCGTTACCGGTAAAATTACCGATGCCAGCAATGGCACACCGGTAGCCGGGGCTTCGGTCACTGCCAAAGGTTCTAAACAGGGAACCTCCTCCAAATCAGATGGCAGCTTTTCGCTGACCATTCCTGCAGCAACAGCCACTTTAACCATTTCCGGCGTAGGCTTCGAAACACAGGACGTGCCTGTGGCGGCGGATGTTATCCTGGTATCCCTCAAAGGGGCTGCCTCCAACCTCAATGAAGTAGTGGTCATTGGCTATGGCACCCAGCGCCGCCGTGATGTTACCGGCGCCATTACCAAAGTAAGCGCCGAAAAGCTCACCTCTATTGCAGCGCCCAGCTTTGAAGCCGCACTGCAGGGTAAAGCGCCCGGTGTGCAGGTAATACAGGGTAGTGGGCTGGCCGGCTCAGGCTCTGTCATCCGCATCCGGGGTATTGCTTCCATTGGCGCCGGCGCCGATCCGCTTTACGTAGTGGATGGCATTCCCATCATTGCCGATGCATTCCTGCGGGGCAACAGTGGCGCCATGAACCAGAACCCGCTGGCTTCCATCAACCCCAATGACATTGAGTCTATCGAAATACTAAAAGATGCGGCCGCTGCCGGTATCTATGGCAGCCGCGGTTCCAATGGTGTGATCCTCATCACCACCAAACGCGGTAAAAGCGGTAAGCCTTCCTATAACTACAACAATAAGATCGGAATATCCACCTATGCCAACAAGCCCGATTTCGTGAGCGGCCCTGAATGGCTGCAATTGCGCCAGGAGGCATGGGAAAATGATGGCAATACCGGCAAAGCGCCTCTGCCGGGCGGACTTACCTGGGAGCAGGCGGAAAAAAACAATACCGACTGGTGGGACCAGCTCACCCGTACCGGCTTCATCAATGAGCACAGCCTTAGCATGACGCAGGGCAACAAGCTGGTGAAAAGCTTCGTGGGCGCTACCTACAGCGAAAACCAAAGTTATCTGAAGAACAATAGTTACACACGCCTCGGCTTGCGTACCAACTTCGATTTTACCATCACACCCAAATTCAAGGCTACGCTGAGCGCCGCTTACAACCGCGGTATCAACAAACGTGTACCAGCCGCCTGGGCAGGTGGTTTGGGCGATGCCATGAGTACAGCACTGCCGATCTATCCTATTTATAATGATGACAAGACCTGGTTTACCGGTGGCGCCAATCCGGTACGCCGCCTCAATGAAACACTCTGGAGAAATACTGACCATCGTCTTATAGGCGGGTTGATGCTCGATTATGAGGTTATCAAAAACCTAAACCTGCGTGTCAATGGTTCTTATGATTACCTGAGTGGCATTGATGATCAGTGGGAATCTTCCAACTGGATCAACGACACACAAAAACCCGGCATTGCCAAACGTTCCCCTTACCGGGGCAAAAACTGGGTGGCTTCTGGAACCGCTACTTACAACTGGACTTATAAAGATGACCACCGCTTCACCTTCCTGGCTGGTATCGAATTCCAGGAAAAGAGCTTTGTGAACAGGGTATATGTAGAAAAGAACAGCGACAAACCATTTTATAAAAACAAGTCACTGTACAAGCACGCGCTCGATTCCATCAAGGCCACAGGTACCCCGCTCAATTCACCGGCTTTTAATGCAGAAACCTTTGCCAGTGTATTTGGCCGGATAAACTATGTGTACAAAGAGCGCTATGCCTTACAGGCTTCTGTGCGCCGTGATGGTTCTTCCAAATTTGGTCCCAACAAAAAATATGGCGTCTTCCCCACCATTTCAGCCGGCTGGACCATCAGCCAGGAAGATTTCATGCAGGACTTCAAATTCATCAACTTCCTGAAGCTGCGTGCCAGCTATGGCCTCACTGGTAATTCAAACATTCCTTCCGGGCGATATTACTATACTTACTACGCGGGAAGTCAGTACAACACCCAGCCTACCCTCTATCCCGGCAACATAGGCAATCCCGATCTGCACTGGGAAGAAACAGCCAACATGGACCTTGCCATAGAGTTTGCGGCTGTTAATAACCGTATTACCGGCGAACTGGCCTACTATCATAAGAAAACGACCGATCTCTTATTAAATACTGCTGTATCCCCTTCCAACAGTTTTGGTGACTTTTACCGTAATGTGGAAGGCAGTGAAATACTCAACCAGGGCATTGAGCTGAGCCTGAACCTGAAACTCATCAACCAAAAAGACCTCTCCTTCAGTGTCGGCGGCAACATTGCCAAAAACTATAATGAGCTCATTAGCCTGGGTGGATTAAGCGCCGATGCGGCCGGTGGGGGCAGCAATGATACCCGCGTGGTAGTAGGATACCCCGTAGGTACCAACTACCTCGTACGTTACTATGGCGTAGATCCTGATGACGGACTGCCCATCTGGTACGATAAGAGCGGCAAGCTCACCAAAACCTTCAGCCTCGATAACCGGATGCCGGTAGGCTCTGTAGTGCCCGACTTCATTGGTGGCCTGAACCATAACCTCAGCTACAAAGGTTTTGAATTTACCAGCTTATGGACCTTCACCATTGGCGGCAACATCTATGATGGTTCCGGCAAAAGACAGGCGGGTATCATCACGGATTGGGTCATCCGTCGCGACCTGCTCGACAGGTGGAGGCAGCCCGGCGATGTAACCAAATTCCCCCGCCTCACTATGAACACAGGCACCTATGCCGGCCTGAGCAGTGAATGGCAATACAACAGCACCATGTTTCTCTATGATGCTTCTTTCCTGCGGTTACGGGAAATATCACTGGGTTACCGTTTCGATCCCAAACTGCTTACCAGGTTACACGTGAAGGGAGCCCGCGTATTTGTTACCGGTATGAACCTGCTCACCTTTACCAAATACCCCGGTGGCGATCCGGAGATAGCGCGTGATTTTGAAAACCCGACAGACCGTAACCTCAGTCCCAACATTACCTACCTCACCCCACCCCAACAGAAATCATGGGTGATAGGACTAAATGTTACTTTCTAA